The following proteins are co-located in the Pararge aegeria chromosome 3, ilParAegt1.1, whole genome shotgun sequence genome:
- the LOC120637099 gene encoding uncharacterized protein LOC120637099 isoform X4, with protein MDQLATEFENSYVSEPVKQYLFDFTKTDDVDNWQEQSDTVRSVGMSKAVFVIHRNAEFRRAIFFALLNPQPNGAGFAGIRALGTYNLTGRTKLQLLCRGQGQFNGFKVVLRHKGLNDEPNYSFEQYFQAPKDDFAIRELPFSEFKAYYRGKRVNNNETLDLSQVTSIGIQIYGGVYQPIKQKGPATLELDWIRAE; from the exons ATGGATCAACTGGCCACAGAATTCGAAAACAG CTATGTTTCAGAGCCAGTTAAACAGTATTTATTTGACTTTACAAAAACTGATGATGTGGACAATTGGCAAGAACAATCTGATACTGTGCGGAGTGTAGGAATGTCTAAAGCTGTTTTTGTTATTCATCGCAATGCAGAATTCAGAAGAGCTATATTCTTTGCGTTGTTGAATCCGCAACCGAATGGTGCCGGTTTTGCTGGTATACGAGCACTTGGGACGTATAATTTAACGGGTCGCACGAAACTGCAACTACTTTGTCGCGGTCAAGGACAATTTAATGGCTTCAAAGTTGTACTTAGACATAAAGGACTCAACGATGAACCTAACTATTCGTTCGAACAATACTTCCAG GCTCCAAAAGACGATTTTGCAATACGTGAACTACCTTTTTCGGAATTTAAAGCATATTATAGAGGAAAACGTGTGAATAATAACGAAACATTGGATTTATCTCAAGTAACCAGTATTGGTATTCAAATTTATGGTGGAGTTTATCAACCCATCAAACAAAAAGGCCCAGCTACGTTGGAATTGGATTGGATAAGGGcggaataa
- the LOC120637099 gene encoding uncharacterized protein LOC120637099 isoform X2 → MHQRVFNLLSINCLFFYLIIIISVTADSYVSEPVKQYLFDFTKTDDVDNWQEQSDTVRSVGMSKAVFVIHRNAEFRRAIFFALLNPQPNGAGFAGIRALGTYNLTGRTKLQLLCRGQGQFNGFKVVLRHKGLNDEPNYSFEQYFQAPKDDFAIRELPFSEFKAYYRGKRVNNNETLDLSQVTSIGIQIYGGVYQPIKQKGPATLELDWIRAE, encoded by the exons ATGCATCAAcgtgtttttaatttactgtcaattaattgtttattcttttatttaataattatcattagtGTTACAGCTGATAG CTATGTTTCAGAGCCAGTTAAACAGTATTTATTTGACTTTACAAAAACTGATGATGTGGACAATTGGCAAGAACAATCTGATACTGTGCGGAGTGTAGGAATGTCTAAAGCTGTTTTTGTTATTCATCGCAATGCAGAATTCAGAAGAGCTATATTCTTTGCGTTGTTGAATCCGCAACCGAATGGTGCCGGTTTTGCTGGTATACGAGCACTTGGGACGTATAATTTAACGGGTCGCACGAAACTGCAACTACTTTGTCGCGGTCAAGGACAATTTAATGGCTTCAAAGTTGTACTTAGACATAAAGGACTCAACGATGAACCTAACTATTCGTTCGAACAATACTTCCAG GCTCCAAAAGACGATTTTGCAATACGTGAACTACCTTTTTCGGAATTTAAAGCATATTATAGAGGAAAACGTGTGAATAATAACGAAACATTGGATTTATCTCAAGTAACCAGTATTGGTATTCAAATTTATGGTGGAGTTTATCAACCCATCAAACAAAAAGGCCCAGCTACGTTGGAATTGGATTGGATAAGGGcggaataa
- the LOC120637099 gene encoding uncharacterized protein LOC120637099 isoform X3, with translation MPDVNSIRQDKKVKCSLNYVSEPVKQYLFDFTKTDDVDNWQEQSDTVRSVGMSKAVFVIHRNAEFRRAIFFALLNPQPNGAGFAGIRALGTYNLTGRTKLQLLCRGQGQFNGFKVVLRHKGLNDEPNYSFEQYFQAPKDDFAIRELPFSEFKAYYRGKRVNNNETLDLSQVTSIGIQIYGGVYQPIKQKGPATLELDWIRAE, from the exons ATGCCGGACGTCAATAGCATTCGTCAAGATAAGAAAGTCAAATGCTCCCTAAA CTATGTTTCAGAGCCAGTTAAACAGTATTTATTTGACTTTACAAAAACTGATGATGTGGACAATTGGCAAGAACAATCTGATACTGTGCGGAGTGTAGGAATGTCTAAAGCTGTTTTTGTTATTCATCGCAATGCAGAATTCAGAAGAGCTATATTCTTTGCGTTGTTGAATCCGCAACCGAATGGTGCCGGTTTTGCTGGTATACGAGCACTTGGGACGTATAATTTAACGGGTCGCACGAAACTGCAACTACTTTGTCGCGGTCAAGGACAATTTAATGGCTTCAAAGTTGTACTTAGACATAAAGGACTCAACGATGAACCTAACTATTCGTTCGAACAATACTTCCAG GCTCCAAAAGACGATTTTGCAATACGTGAACTACCTTTTTCGGAATTTAAAGCATATTATAGAGGAAAACGTGTGAATAATAACGAAACATTGGATTTATCTCAAGTAACCAGTATTGGTATTCAAATTTATGGTGGAGTTTATCAACCCATCAAACAAAAAGGCCCAGCTACGTTGGAATTGGATTGGATAAGGGcggaataa